Genomic window (Nicotiana sylvestris chromosome 7, ASM39365v2, whole genome shotgun sequence):
ATTCCACGGTCAGAACCTAAATGTAGCGCGCTTCTGCAAGTGGCTCAAGTCGGAACTCGAGCTTCAGGGTATTGCTTGTTTTATTGCTGATAGAGCAAAGTATGCAGATAATCAGAGCCATGAGATTGCTGACCGAGTTATATGCTCAGTAACCTTTGGCGTCGTAGTTGTCACCAGTTGTAGCTTCTTCAACCATCTGAGCTTGGAGGAAATAAGATTCTTTGCGCAAAAGAAGAACTTGATTCCTTTGTTCTTTAATACGGATGCCAATGAAATTGCAAGTCTATTTAACCGAAATGCTGATGCCAAGAAATGTAAAGAGGTACTGGATGCAATACTAAAGTGTCATGAGTTTAAATTGGAGACAAATGAGAGTAATTGGAGGTCCTGTGCGTCTAAAGCAGCTGGGATATTAAGGGCCAAACTTGGTAGGAAAAGTGTTGCAGAAAAAACAGCAGAAGGGTTTGAAGAGTTGCCCTTTCCGAGGAATAAAAGTTTTGTGGGAAGAGAGAGAGAAATTATGGAGATAGAGACTACTCTCTTCGGCTGTGGGGATTCCTTTGAGCAAGAAAGTGTGGTCCCAAGTGTCAAAGGAGGAACACCAGGACAATCTGAAGGTCTAGCTGATGATGAAAGTGAAGCTGATGCTAGCAGAGGCAAATATATAAATCTAGAAATAGGAAAGAACAAGGAAACCAATAAAGAAGCTTGGGTGGAACCAATTATTGGAAGAAATTCGCTGAAGAGACTCAAGTACAGAAAATCAAGAAGCGGGAAGGACAAGAATTTGGGGGCCAGTGTTGTGTGCATAAATGGCGCCCCTGGTGTTGGAAAGACTGACCTTGCTTTGGAATTTGCTTACAGGTATTCACAGAGATACAAGATGGTCTTGTGGGTAGGGGGTGAAGCTCGCTACTTTCGACAGAACATATTGAACTTATCTCTAAATTTGGGCCTGGATGTGAGTGCAGATGCAGAGAAGGAAAGAGGGAGGATAAGGAGTTTCGATGAGCAAGAATTAGAAGCATTCAAGAGAGTTAAACGGGAGATATTCCGTGACATGCCATATTTACTAATTATAGATAATTTAGAGACTGAGAAGGAGTGGTGGGAAGGGAAGGATCTTCATGATTTAATACCAAGTAACACTGGTGGTACCCATGTCATTATCACAACACAGCTCAACCAGGTAATGAACGTTGATCCCTTGCAGCTTCAGCCATTGTCCACATCCGATGCCATGATATTGATAAGGGGAAGACGTAAAAAGGAGTATCCAGCAGGAGAGGTGGAATTCCTCCAAAAATTTGATGAGAAACTTGGGAGGTCGAGTTTTGGTCTTTGGGCGGTTGGTTCCTTGCTATCAGAGCTTGCAATTTTGCCGTCTGCTCTATTCGAAGCTGTGAATCAGGTTCCAGTTGAAGAAGCCACAACTTGCTCTAATCTGTCCGTTCCACATCAACAGTTCTGCAGAACAAATCCATTTCTAATGAAAACACTGGTTTTCTGTACAGCCCTCTTGCAGCAAAGCAACGATAGCAGGGACTCCCTTGCCTCAAGAATGCTTCAGGTAGGAGCATGGTTTGCTCCAGCACCCATCTCGGTGAATTTACTGGCAGCAGCTGCAAAGAAAATTCCTGTAAATAGAAACAGATTCAAGATGTGGACTAAGTGCATGAAAGTTGCTCTATGCTTCTACTCGGGGCATTGCCTGACAAGCCAGACATGGAAAAGTGAAGAGGAAGCAGCACTACTTCTAGTTAAACTGGGTTTGGCACGAAAAGCCAACAGGCAGCCTGGATGCTGGATCCAATTCCATCCCATCACTCAGATCTTCGCTAAAAGGAAAGATGGATTAGTTGCTGCCAAAGCCAATGTTCAAGGTGCAAGGAAAATTGGAAACCCGCTAGTAGATTCTGACCATCTCTGGTCATGTGCTTTCCTTGTATTTGGTTTCAAATCCGAACCACCAGTCATTCAGCTCAAGGCCATAGACATGGTTCTCTTCATTAGAAAGACAGCTCTTCCATTGGCAATTAGTGCCTTCACAACATTCTCAAGGTGCAACTCGGCCTTAGAACTCTTGAAGGTCTGCACAAATGTGCTTGAAGAAGCAGAGAAGTCATTTGTTTCTCAAATACAAGACTGGTGCCACGGATCTCTGTGCTGGAAAAAGAAGCTGCAATCCAACCAAAGAGTGGACGAGTATGTTTGGCAAGAGGTGACATTATTGAAAGCTACCCTGCTGGAAGCTAGAGCAAAGCTGTTACTAAGAGGAGGTCATTTTGATAGCGGAGAGGATCTCTGCAGAACTTGCATTAGCATCCGAACCGTAATGCTGGGTCATAACCATGCTCAAACTTTGGCTGCTCAACAAACATTAGCTAAATTAGTAAGGATGAGAAGCAAAATATGATCCCAAACTCTCCAGAAAGCCACACTTTTTGGTGGCTCAGTTTTGTTTATCGTGACCGTGCAATTCACTCTGTTAGTTTATGTAACATAGAAATCATCCATTATCAAGTATTTTTCACCACATCAGTTCAAGACTTATTTCGTTTCAGCAATTTACTGATTTTGTCTAGAAAATTTAAGCAATGCCACACAATCAACCTACAACATTTGCAGTATCCTTCTTGCCAGATGGACAGAATAGACATGTCTAGTGTTTTTCTAGTTGGATGAACCCATGTCTCATGGCATTTGATCACTCACTTACTACGCATCAGTTCTGTCTCATTAAGCAATTAAAAAGATTGTCATTTTAGTTATATTCACAATCCTGGAAGAAAAAAGGCAAATCAGCCATTAAAAATAGGATATTGTATTATTTTCTCAATCAACAAAAGTTCATCTTAGGAGGAAAAAAAAGGCGACCGGAACAGATAAAAATGGACAATGTTGCTCATTGAGAcaatcttcaaaataaaacacaaaaccaGTGGCAACAGATTTTCCTGTAAACCTTATAAAGAAAAACTCTgcaaattcaacaacaacaaacccagaccttacccctatctcaAAGACACACACAGAAGAACCAAACAATTTCTTATGAACACAACTCTCAAGTCAAAAATCAACTTTGAAATcaacaaaaacacaaaaaaatgtAAATCAATTAATGTTGGTGAGTCAGTGAAATTTGCGAGGGAAAAATCAAGTTCTTCTTTCAGCATTTGAAATCAAGCCAGTCGAAACGGCGTCGTCCTCATCCACAAACAGCCCTTCTGGATTCCTCAATAAGCCATGGATCACTGTCACCAAAAATCCTACCGCTACACCAATGAGCAAAGTATTTAAAATTCCTGTGAACCAAGCAGCAATTGCAGAAACAATTACGAGACCCGAAATCACAGCTAGATCGCTAATTTGGTGCCCTAGAACAACCATGGGATCCTCCCGGAAGAACAGAAGAATCAACCACATTGCAAAAACCAAACCGGCGAAAATCAACGAAAAAGGTGAGCCAATAAGTGAAGCGGCTGAGCAAGCAGAGATGACAATGGCATAGTTGACGGAGAAGTACTTGAAATTCCGGCGAATGCGAATTGCAGCATCGGAGAAGGATGCCGGAAGATCGACAGCGCTTGCTCCGGCGAGGAATTCCGGCCACGGTCGACTACGAGAAAGAAATGTAAAGAGATTGTGAATAGATCGGTTAACGACGTCACCGCCGGAAATTGGGATGGTGGTGTAGGTTGCCGGGGCCGTGGCGGTCGCGGCGGTAGTTGTTGCAGATGGCATATTTGTAAATTGGGTTAAAAGTT
Coding sequences:
- the LOC104232336 gene encoding PRA1 family protein G2; amino-acid sequence: MPSATTTAATATAPATYTTIPISGGDVVNRSIHNLFTFLSRSRPWPEFLAGASAVDLPASFSDAAIRIRRNFKYFSVNYAIVISACSAASLIGSPFSLIFAGLVFAMWLILLFFREDPMVVLGHQISDLAVISGLVIVSAIAAWFTGILNTLLIGVAVGFLVTVIHGLLRNPEGLFVDEDDAVSTGLISNAERRT
- the LOC104232337 gene encoding uncharacterized protein; translation: MNEEQSPKEIPTVDTQSLTIKIANSGGKKLGKDIFSTVVPSGQQKLVADSATSSPYNSPSLISPPSSAFVSALQSPYISPRATLVTNPSAQENLIAPTILVANPKQETPIAPTSVAHPSPPVSYCGSQSDDVPSTSYTPPPERYDFSDDPTDTKLKIVTCVPVSGPETDPRISFSFPVPRISFAKGSISPASNAKLRSCDVYIGFHGQNLNVARFCKWLKSELELQGIACFIADRAKYADNQSHEIADRVICSVTFGVVVVTSCSFFNHLSLEEIRFFAQKKNLIPLFFNTDANEIASLFNRNADAKKCKEVLDAILKCHEFKLETNESNWRSCASKAAGILRAKLGRKSVAEKTAEGFEELPFPRNKSFVGREREIMEIETTLFGCGDSFEQESVVPSVKGGTPGQSEGLADDESEADASRGKYINLEIGKNKETNKEAWVEPIIGRNSLKRLKYRKSRSGKDKNLGASVVCINGAPGVGKTDLALEFAYRYSQRYKMVLWVGGEARYFRQNILNLSLNLGLDVSADAEKERGRIRSFDEQELEAFKRVKREIFRDMPYLLIIDNLETEKEWWEGKDLHDLIPSNTGGTHVIITTQLNQVMNVDPLQLQPLSTSDAMILIRGRRKKEYPAGEVEFLQKFDEKLGRSSFGLWAVGSLLSELAILPSALFEAVNQVPVEEATTCSNLSVPHQQFCRTNPFLMKTLVFCTALLQQSNDSRDSLASRMLQVGAWFAPAPISVNLLAAAAKKIPVNRNRFKMWTKCMKVALCFYSGHCLTSQTWKSEEEAALLLVKLGLARKANRQPGCWIQFHPITQIFAKRKDGLVAAKANVQGARKIGNPLVDSDHLWSCAFLVFGFKSEPPVIQLKAIDMVLFIRKTALPLAISAFTTFSRCNSALELLKVCTNVLEEAEKSFVSQIQDWCHGSLCWKKKLQSNQRVDEYVWQEVTLLKATLLEARAKLLLRGGHFDSGEDLCRTCISIRTVMLGHNHAQTLAAQQTLAKLVRMRSKI